The genomic stretch TAGAATCCGAAGCGCCACCGGGCAATCGCCTGCTATTTATGGCTGCGATTATGCCAGAGGATGGCTTGAAACAGCAAATATTGAAGATTCAATAGATGTAAGCTGCAACGGCGATTTAATGTCGTATTGGAAAAATGGCGGAATTCCGCAAATCAGTTTGCACCTGGCGAACCCTGCTTTTCAGTCAGGGCATTTTAAAACACCGATTACAAATGATCAGTATAAAAAAATACTAGATTCTTCAACAGTAGAAGGAAAGCGGCTAAATGCCATGCTCAGCAAAATTGCTGACGGACTTCAAGAGTTGGAGAACCAAGGTGTGCCTGTTCTGTTCAGGCCGCTGCATGAAATGAACGGCGAATGGTTTTGGTGGGGACTCACATCATATAACCAAAAGGATAATGAAAGAATCTCTCTATATAAACAGCTCTACAAGAAAATCTATCATTATATGACCGACACAAGAGGACTTGATCATTTGATTTGGGTTTACTCTCCCGACGCCAACCGAGATTTTAAAACTGATTTTTACCCGGGCGCGTCTTACGTGGATATTGTCGGATTAGATGCGTATTTTCAAGATGCCTACTCGATCAATGGATACGATCAGCTAACAGCGCTTAATAAACCATTTGCTTTTACAGAAGTCGGCCCGCAAACAGCAAACGGCAGCTTCGATTACAGCCTGTTCATCAATGCAATAAAACAAAAATATCCTAAAACCATTTACTTTCTGGCATGGAATGATGAATGGAGCGCAGCAGTAAACAAGGGTGCTTCAGCTTTATATCATGACAGCTGGACACTCAACAAGGGAGAAATATGGAATGGTGATTCTTTAACGCCAATCGTTGAGTGAATCCGTAATGTCACAATTAAGAAGGTGCTCAAGAAGTTTCTTGAGCACCTTCCCACTGGATTAAGCATTCATATCGCCTAACCCAGGACTGTGTTCATTTGGTATTTCAGGAAGCACTGGTACGGGAAACCCTGCCGGAGGATCTATTACTTGTAACTCTCCGCCATTTCGGCTTGGAGATTTCCCTTGATAGATTTCACTGATTCTCGTTTCATCCAACCTAAAGTTAAAATGTGTATTATGGTAGCCTAATTCGACATACTTTCTGCACTCAGGATATTTATTAATGTCATAATTCGGCACAGGGAGCAGCTTCGCCCATTCAACGCCCAATGTCTCGAGCGCTTTCGCGAATGCATTCTGGTGAGCATTGTCGCGTACAATCAGAAAAGCAAGTGTTTCGCGGAACGTCTGATTAGAGCTCATTTCATAAATTCTTGTTTTTTGCAGCACACCTGTCGACTCAAGAAGCAGGTTATCCAGCAGGTCAGTAATTAAGTTTCCGTGGTTATACACCCACGACCCGTTCCACGGATTGCCCCCTGCATCAACAGGAAGGGAACTTTGCGCTCCAATAATATAATGATGAGGATTAGCATGTTTAACCGCTTCATCAAGTGGCGCTTGATCTGTACCTTGACTGCCGACACCTTCACCGCCTGATTCATCTAATAAAGCATTGATTGTGTTTTGAACCAGTTCAACGTGGGCAATCTCCTCTAAAAAAATGCCGCGAAGCAGATCGCGGTACTGTTTCTGCTTTCCTCTGAAATTAGAGCTTTGGAAAAAAACTGCATCATTGTACGCATTTCTCCGTAATGACCGCCTAATATCTCCTGCAGGACCTTAGCAGCTGCCGGGTCTGGCTTGTCCGGTTTAATGATATTAATCAGTTCCTCTTTGTAGTAATACATAACACGCCTCATTTCTTCTTAAGAGATTTTCTTATATTATTTGTAAGATGAGATAAAATATATACATGATAAGCATGGGAAGGCGTGAAAGAAGAAAATAAAAAAATACAGGAAAAGTGTTGACCAAATAAAACAGGCATGGTATATTATTAAACGTCGCTGATGAACAGCGTGAAACAAAACAGAAAAACAAAAAAGTTTTCCTAAGGTGTTTACAAGATTTTAAAAATGTGTATAATAAGAAAAGTCGAATTGAAAAAGATTCGAAAAAACATTAAAAAACTTCTTGACTTCAACATCAAATGATAGTATGATAGTTAAGTCGCTCAATAAGCGCCCGTAGCTCAATTGGATAGAGCGTTTGACTACGGATCAAAAGGTTAGGGGTTCGACTCCTCTCGGGCGCGCCATATAAGATACCACGCGGGTGTAGTTTAGTGGTAAAACCTCAGCCTTCCAAGCTGATGTCGTGAGTTCGATTCTCATCACCCGCTCCATTATTGAATGATCTTTGAAAACTAAACAAGACAAAACGTACCTGTTAATTCAGTTTTTGAAAATCGCACAGCGATGTGCGTAGTCAGTCAAACTAGGGCCTGCACGATGCAGGTCACACAGGTGTCACCGCGGGATGCGGTGGACTTAACCTGTGATCCATTTATCGGAGAGTTTGATCCTGGCTCAGGACGAACGCTGGCGGCGTGCCTAATACATGCAAGTCGAGCGAACAGATGGGAGCTTGCTCCCTGATGTTAGCGGCGGACGGGTGAGTAACACGTGGGTAACCTGCCTGTAAGACTGGGATAACTCCGGGAAACCGGGGCTAATACCGGATGGTTGTTTGAACCGCATGGTTCAAACATAAAAGGTGGCTTCGGCTACCACTTACAGATGGACCCGCGGCGCATTAGCTAGTTGGTGAGGTAATGGCTCACCAAGGCAACGATGCGTAGCCGACCTGAGAGGGTGATCGGCCACACTGGGACTGAGACACGGCCCAGACTCCTACGGGAGGCAGCAGTAGGGAATCTTCCGCAATGGACGAAAGTCTGACGGAGCAACGCCGCGTGAGTGATGAAGGTTTTCGGATCGTAAAGCTCTGTTGTTAGGGAAGAACAAGTACCGTTCGAATAGGGCGGTACCTTGACGGTACCTAACCAGAAAGCCACGGCTAACTACGTGCCAGCAGCCGCGGTAATACGTAGGTGGCAAGCGTTGTCCGGAATTATTGGGCGTAAAGGGCTCGCAGGCGGTTTCTTAAGTCTGATGTGAAAGCCCCCGGCTCAACCGGGGAGGGTCATTGGAAACTGG from Bacillus subtilis subsp. subtilis str. 168 encodes the following:
- the gmuG gene encoding exported mannan endo-1,4-beta-mannosidase (Evidence 1a: Function from experimental evidences in the studied strain; PubMedId: 2694961, 7727534, 18177310, 28101462, 25355936; Product type e: enzyme); the encoded protein is MFKKHTISLLIIFLLASAVLAKPIEAHTVSPVNPNAQQTTKTVMNWLAHLPNRTENRVLSGAFGGYSHDTFSMAEADRIRSATGQSPAIYGCDYARGWLETANIEDSIDVSCNGDLMSYWKNGGIPQISLHLANPAFQSGHFKTPITNDQYKKILDSSTVEGKRLNAMLSKIADGLQELENQGVPVLFRPLHEMNGEWFWWGLTSYNQKDNERISLYKQLYKKIYHYMTDTRGLDHLIWVYSPDANRDFKTDFYPGASYVDIVGLDAYFQDAYSINGYDQLTALNKPFAFTEVGPQTANGSFDYSLFINAIKQKYPKTIYFLAWNDEWSAAVNKGASALYHDSWTLNKGEIWNGDSLTPIVE